The Cydia splendana chromosome 8, ilCydSple1.2, whole genome shotgun sequence genome contains a region encoding:
- the LOC134793258 gene encoding DNA-directed RNA polymerase II subunit RPB11, whose protein sequence is MNAPPTFESFLLYEGEQKVQKEEDTKVTNAAIFTVNKEDHTLGNMIRHQLLKDPKVLFAGYKVPHPLEHKFVLRIQTTSDYTPQEAFMNAITDLTSELSLFEERFKEAIKEKKDGLD, encoded by the exons ATGAACGCACCACCAACATTCGAATCCTTCCTTTTATACGAAGGAGAACAAAA AGTTCAAAAAGAAGAAGATACGAAGGTAACAAATGCCGCAATATTTACTGTCAACAAAGAGGACCATACTCTTGGAAACATGATTAGACA TCAACTGTTAAAAGACCCGAAAGTGCTGTTTGCGGGTTACAAGGTGCCCCATCCCCTGGAGCACAAGTTTGTGCTGCGCATCCAGACCACCTCCGATTACACGCCGCAGGAGGCCTTCATGAACGCCATCACCGACCTAACATCAGAATTGTCTTTATTCGAAGAGAGATTTAAA GAAGCCATTAAGGAGAAGAAGGATGGATTAGATTAA